From a region of the uncultured Draconibacterium sp. genome:
- a CDS encoding DUF4301 family protein, which yields MFSDKDKQQIQQRGSKLETVQNQIENFKKGFPYLPIEDAASVGKGIIRLSPEDLEKRGDRYDAKITEGTKALKFVPASGAASRMFKALFQALEDFQNQPHEDVLAANRDAAQYVTELDKFAFAEELKQAIADDGVQPSATSKLDYLLNEKGLNYGAKPKGLLKFHSYEDGARTPFEEHLVEGAKYAADKNNKASLHFTVSPEHQPGFEALLAEIKDKYEEQLGIEFDVTFSQQKPSTDTIAVDLKNEPFRNADGSLLFRPGGHGALIENLNDLDADIIFIKNIDNVVPDRLKQPTIDFKKGLAGVLLKHQEKVFFYQHELNEKHYTALSSNFLAEAANFLENTLNTKPAKNHYYTEREELYQYLKEKYNRPLRVCGMVKNEGEPGGGPFWAMNADGTVSLQVVESSQIDPDSVQQQDIVQHATHFNPVDLVCAVKNYKGDKYDLTQFTDTATGFISQKSKDGKELKAQELPGLWNGAMSNWNTLFVEVPIETFNPVKTVNDLLRDQHL from the coding sequence ATGTTCTCAGATAAAGATAAGCAGCAAATTCAACAGCGCGGTAGCAAGCTGGAAACCGTGCAAAATCAAATCGAAAATTTTAAAAAAGGCTTCCCCTACTTACCCATTGAAGATGCCGCCTCGGTAGGAAAAGGGATTATTCGTTTAAGCCCCGAAGATCTAGAAAAACGTGGCGACCGTTATGATGCGAAAATTACGGAAGGAACTAAAGCCTTAAAGTTTGTGCCGGCCTCGGGAGCTGCAAGCCGCATGTTTAAAGCACTGTTCCAGGCATTGGAAGACTTCCAAAATCAGCCTCACGAAGACGTACTTGCCGCCAACAGAGACGCTGCACAATATGTTACCGAGCTTGATAAATTTGCTTTTGCTGAAGAACTAAAACAAGCTATTGCTGACGATGGTGTACAACCTTCAGCCACCAGTAAACTCGACTACCTGTTAAACGAAAAGGGATTGAATTACGGCGCCAAACCAAAAGGGCTGCTTAAATTCCATTCGTATGAAGATGGTGCGCGAACTCCTTTTGAAGAGCACCTGGTTGAAGGCGCAAAATATGCAGCCGACAAAAACAATAAAGCCAGTTTGCACTTTACTGTTTCGCCCGAACATCAACCGGGATTTGAGGCCTTGCTTGCAGAGATAAAAGACAAGTACGAAGAACAACTGGGTATTGAGTTTGATGTTACGTTCAGTCAACAAAAACCATCAACCGACACCATTGCTGTTGATTTAAAGAACGAACCTTTCCGAAATGCTGATGGCAGTTTGTTGTTCCGTCCGGGAGGTCACGGTGCTTTAATTGAGAACCTGAATGATCTGGATGCAGATATTATCTTCATCAAAAACATCGACAACGTGGTTCCTGACCGTTTAAAACAGCCAACCATCGATTTCAAAAAAGGATTGGCAGGAGTACTCTTAAAACATCAGGAAAAAGTATTTTTCTATCAGCACGAATTAAACGAGAAACATTATACAGCGCTTAGCAGTAATTTTTTGGCCGAAGCCGCTAACTTTTTGGAGAATACTTTGAATACCAAGCCGGCCAAAAATCACTATTACACCGAGCGTGAAGAACTTTATCAATACCTGAAAGAAAAATATAACCGGCCATTGCGCGTTTGCGGAATGGTGAAAAATGAAGGCGAGCCAGGCGGCGGTCCATTCTGGGCAATGAACGCCGACGGAACCGTTTCATTACAGGTGGTTGAAAGTTCGCAGATCGATCCGGACAGTGTTCAACAACAGGATATTGTTCAGCACGCTACTCACTTTAATCCGGTTGATCTGGTTTGTGCAGTAAAAAATTACAAAGGAGATAAATACGATCTCACCCAATTTACCGATACGGCAACCGGCTTTATTTCCCAAAAATCGAAAGACGGAAAAGAGCTGAAAGCACAGGAGTTACCGGGCTTATGGAACGG